The genomic interval TGGGGTTAAATCCCTCTCCGCTGTTCAGACTGGCTGATGCACTGGCATCAATATTATTGGCCTGTTTATAGGTATAATCTAAGCGACTACCAGAACTAACACTCATCCAAACGAGATGGTCCAGATGTCCTACCCTATAATGACCATCAATCAGTCTAGGGGCGTTGTCGGTGGTATAATTGCTTCCCGTGAGATCATAATCCCCACTCCCACCCACATTTCCAGATGCATCATCCAGGAAACCGCCGTATTCTGAAGGCCAGTCAGTATCAAGTTTATAATAGCCTACCAGATCAGCATAATAGGAGGGTCTGTCAGAGCTGGTAATGATTTTATACATCCAATCGGAGATTTCAGTTCCACCCAGAAGCGCGTCCCAAATTCTAACCTCGTCAATGGCTCCCTCAAAATAATGCCCCGATTCCGGGGCGGATGAATCGTGGCTCTCAGCTCCGATTTCAAAATAATTATCGTTACGATAGTCTAAGGTTCCACCGCTCCCGGAAGATGTGGCTACCTGAGAGCCATCGATATAGAGGCGGTGTGAGGCACTTGGATTTGTAATTCTGACCACAGCAATATGATGCCACCCAGCAGACAACCCCGTATAAGCATATTCAGTGTATTCATACGCTTCAGCCGTTGAGCTATAGACTTTAAAAGCCAGATTGCCTGAGGACCGAAGTTGAAGCGCATACCCACCGAATTGGGTGTAGGACAAGATTGATTGATTCGAAGCAGGAGTTACACTCCAGTCTTCACGATACACCCATGCTTCCATGGAAAAGGATCCAGTAAATTGAAATGCCGTGCCCATTTCAGCGGGAGTAATTTGCAGGTGGTCGTTTGTCCCATCAAAAATGGCAAAACTGCCGCCATCAGAAAGGTAGCTTCCTGAAATTTGTCCCCAGGCAGCCTGCATTGCCCCCAATAGAAATAGTAGTGATATCAGTAATTTTTTCATTCGATCAATTCCCTGTATGGATAAACAAAAGACACCTTACACGATGTCCCATTCAGGGAGAAAGTTACTTGCTTAAGAGAAGTATTTGGAAAAGTAAAATTACGTAAAAATTACGTATAGGTGAACACCCGAGAAGAATTAATGCCGGCTTAGCCTGAATAATTCATAGCCACTAAGTCACCAAGACACAAAGTATAATAAAATATATGCTTATCAAAAATTATGGTTCATCCCCTAAATGCGTACCTGAAGCCGTATGAAGAAGAGTCAAAATAACGAATGAAATCTGATTTATCTGATATAGAAATATCCCGAAGGCGGTGCATTGAGCTTTGTCGAAATGGATTAAATACGAATAGCTACGGGTGCAACCCGTAGTATTTAGAATCAATAATTAAAACAAACTCTGGAGGAGTTTAACCCTGTCAACCGTGACACCCACATATTGTATCAGATCATATTCTCTACTAAGGATGATTTAATTGAATACGTTAAAAACCAGGCCAGTCACCATACCAACCAGTTTCCGGAGCATCTCCGTTGCGACTAAACTGGTTTCAATAGAACATGAAATAAAATTTGATGAAAAATATTTGCTTTAGTATTGTTCAACCCCTCCGGGGTTGCAATTATTGTGGTTCATTTACCACGGGTTACACCCGTGGCTATTCTGATTATTCCCCTTCAGGGAATCTGGATCTGAGTAAAAGATGGAAACTCCCTGACAATCCAATTAACTCTGAGGTACGCATTATGACGATGAACCAAAATTATCACTCACAGATGCAAATAATACTGTTTAAAATGACCTTGTTCATAACTTTAATAATTTTCGTGACTTAGTGTCTTCGTGGCAATAATTCATGAATAATGCAGGTTAGAACTGCTGGATATTTCCGCTCAAACTTTCATAACGGTCCAGCCCCAGCTTTTTCCGTAAGGTATAGCGGGTGGTCTCAATGGTGCGGACACTCTTGCTGGTAATATAAGCAATCTCCTTGTTGGAGAGATTCATCCGGATGAACATGGCCAGGCGGAGCTGCATGGGTGTCAAATCCTCAAACCGATTTGTTAGTTCTTCCACAAATAATGGATATACAGTTAGGAATCGTTTCTCAAATTCCAGCCAGGTAAACACACCTGTTTCTGGGTTAACACTGGCCATGAGTTGATCCACTGACTCATTGTCATTATTGGTCTCACGTGATCGCTTCAGTTGCTGGAGAAGGTTTGATGTACGTGCCAGATTTTGGACATAATGTTGTAGCTCCTGATTCTTAAGGGCAAGTTCACTGGCAATCGCATCTTTTTCTTTTTCAACAAGAGCTCTTTCTTTGCGACTAAGGCGCACCCGCTGTATCCCGATAATCAGCAGCAGTGATAGGGTCAGAACAATGGCTGAGGATAGGGTCAGAACAAAGCGGCTCCGTGCCGCTTGCTGTTGTTGTTCCTGCTGAAGTAAAAGGATTTCCTTTTCCTTTTTTTCGCTCTCGTATTTGGAAGACATCTCTAGAATCTGTTCATGCTTTTCAGCCGAGAGGAGACTGTCTTCAATCTCCCACATTATGGTAAATTCTTCCAGAGCTGCTTTAAA from Candidatus Neomarinimicrobiota bacterium carries:
- a CDS encoding LamG domain-containing protein, whose amino-acid sequence is MKKLLISLLFLLGAMQAAWGQISGSYLSDGGSFAIFDGTNDHLQITPAEMGTAFQFTGSFSMEAWVYREDWSVTPASNQSILSYTQFGGYALQLRSSGNLAFKVYSSTAEAYEYTEYAYTGLSAGWHHIAVVRITNPSASHRLYIDGSQVATSSGSGGTLDYRNDNYFEIGAESHDSSAPESGHYFEGAIDEVRIWDALLGGTEISDWMYKIITSSDRPSYYADLVGYYKLDTDWPSEYGGFLDDASGNVGGSGDYDLTGSNYTTDNAPRLIDGHYRVGHLDHLVWMSVSSGSRLDYTYKQANNIDASASASLNSGEGFNP